In a single window of the Porites lutea chromosome 14, jaPorLute2.1, whole genome shotgun sequence genome:
- the LOC140924932 gene encoding octopamine receptor beta-1R-like → MPPDDLATFSADLLPWVWVPGWILNVAAVSGNTLVIYLIATNRRLQTQVNLFIMPLAIADFCFGLTYFPTFFACEFYLPCDRELRQIFAAYFAFASLTNLCVMTVDRYVAIVMPFKYVPIMTSRRIVAMVVLGWLFPAVLYFLIAVIVKQLASEDIFITFKISRVFVFQLLPCIFLLLATMQMFYIAYKQTKMMATLALQLQFNHPMTLKKRKQGVEISSARFMGVVVFVNVICYATDSFLDLRTYLSTFQKTMHTEYAFCLLFITNSAVNPLAYALLKHDIKKEVKRLFSVK, encoded by the coding sequence ATGCCTCCAGACGATCTAGCGACGTTTTCAGCCGATCTTTTACCTTGGGTCTGGGTGCCAGGCTGGATTTTAAACGTCGCAGCAGTTTCAGGAAATACGCTTGTTATTTATCTCATCGCCACCAACCGACGTCTCCAAACACAAGTAAATCTTTTTATCATGCCCCTGGCTATTGCTGATTTCTGCTTTGGCTTAACTTATTTCCCAACATTTTTCGCTTGCGAATTCTACCTGCCATGTGATCGAGAACTCCGACAGATCTTCGCCGCTTACTTCGCTTTCGCTTCGTTGACGAACTTGTGCGTCATGACTGTTGACCGTTACGTTGCCATAGTGATGCCCTTCAAGTATGTTCCTATCATGACGTCACGACGCATCGTTGCTATGGTGGTCCTCGGCTGGCTTTTTCCCGCAGTGCTCTATTTTCTTATCGCTGTCATTGTCAAACAGCTTGCTTCTGAAGATATAttcattacttttaaaatttcaaggGTGTTCGTGTTTCAGCTACTGCCGTGTATATTCCTGCTTCTTGCCACTATGCAAATGTTTTACATCGCGtataaacaaaccaaaatgaTGGCGACCCTTGCCCTTCAGTTACAGTTTAATCATCCGATGACTCTCAAGAAACGTAAACAAGGAGTAGAAATTTCCTCTGCGAGATTTATGGGAGTCGTGGTATTTGTTAATGTGATCTGTTACGCCACAGACTCTTTCTTAGATCTTCGAACATATTTGAGTACTTTCCAGAAAACTATGCACACTGAATATGCTTTTTGCCTTCTGTTTATCACGAACTCAGCCGTTAACCCACTTGCGTATGCGCTGTTAAAACACGACATCAAGAAAGAAGTCAAAAGATTGTTTTCTGTTAAGTGA